The Triticum urartu cultivar G1812 chromosome 6, Tu2.1, whole genome shotgun sequence genome includes the window ACACATGGTAAATCTTTAAAGTACATGAGCATTTGATCAGATAGCCAAAAAATAGTAGCACCAAACTAAACTTATAAAACTGATCCCATGGAGATTGCTAAAGTATCAAGGAACAATTTCACAAAGAAAATAAGCCCACATAATCTGATAGTAAATTCCTATATAACCAATAAAGCTGATGCACGTAAACAACTATGcataatactccctctgtaaagatttataagagcgtttagaacactaaaatagtgatctaaacactcttatatttctttacggagggagtacatgaaTTCCAATGTTCCAAGTTCAGCTTCTAATCTTATCCATTATAGAAGATAAATTACTAAAACTTGCCCTCCAGGATTGAGGAACAAAGTAAACGAATCTGCCATAAGAAACAGTACACCGACTGTTCCAACTACATCCTCTCGAGATGCTCATCACGCATCAGCACAATAAATCAACAACTTCATCCTCCCTGGAGATTATCAAGCGAGCTGAAATTATCAATAAATCAAACATAAAATCAGATGTTGCTGTTCAGAATCTAATCTCTACAGTCTGTTGGTGCAGAGACGTTGTTCGCGTACCTTGCTGGGCAGGCACGAAAGGAGAGGGGATGCTGATCCTGCGGCGTAAAAGAAGGATCAAGCGCTGGGGACTAACTACGATTTTTCTCTTTGGGTCATGATCGGCTCTGTCGAATCTCCTTCGCCATCCAGGGAGGGTCGTACGAAGAGGTATCTCAGGTATGAAACGGGGAGGGACGCGCGTTACAGCTGCAAGGGCTAAATGGCATGTTGGAAGACACTGGAGAAAGACAATCGGAGATGGATGTCGATGGCGCGTGTGGCCGCCTAAACTGCCATGAAGAACGCTACAGGAACGACATAAAAAAGGTAAAGAAGGAACCCACCATGCGGGCCGGCAGAGGAAGAGTAGAGGGGCAGTGGAAGGTGCCGATGCCTAAGCAGACGTGCTTCAGAAGCTCACCACCGAGACAAAGGATGGCGACGAACAGAGGAGCTCGGGGATAGGGATTGCGCCACCGCTCGGGGATAGATGAAGAGACCCGGACGACCTGCCTGCTTTGCACGTTGGGCTGAACCTGGGCCTTCTATCTCACAACCCGATTACTGATGGAAACTGCAGCTAAATATGCGGAGCAGCGGCCCGTGAAACGACGCTTGGTACGTGCGTAACGACCTAGACGGCTGAACAAATCCAGCGCATTCGTACACAAGATCTGACGGCTTAGAGCATCAAATAGCTGTGGAGGCTCCTAGCTAGCTGCGTCTTACTGTTTTACAATATGCAAaaactaccaggactaagttcatgataaattaagtttaattaatcatattacttaagaactcccacttagatagacatccctcgagtcatataaatgatcacgtgatccatatcaactaaaccatgtccgatcatcacgtgagatggagtagttttcaatggtgaacatctctatgttgatcatatctactatatgattcacgttcgacctttcggtctccagtgttccgaggccatgtctgtacatgctaggctcaccAAGTTTAACCTGGGTATTCCgcacgtgcaaaactgtcttgcacccgttgtatgtgaacgtagagcttatcacacacgatcatcacgtggtgtctcggcacgacgaactgtcgcaacggtgcatactcagggagaacacttataccttgaaattttaatgagggatcatcttataatgctaccgccgtactaaacaaaataagacgcataaaagataaacatcacatgcaatcaaaatatgtgacatgatatggccatcatcatcttgtgcctttgatccccatctccaaagcaccgtcatgatttccatcgtcactggcttgacaccttgatctccatcgtagcgtcgtcgtcgtctcgccaactattgcttctacaactatcgctaatgcatagtgataaaagtaaatcaattacatggcgattgcatttcatacaataaagcgacaaccataaggctcctgtgAGTTATCGATAACTTTttcaaaacatgatcatctcatacaacaacatatatcacatcatgtcttgaccatatcacatcacaacatgccctacaaaaacaagttagacatcctctacttttttgttgcaagttttacgtggctgctatgggcttctagtaagaaccgttcttacctacgcatcaaaaccacaacgatgtttcgtcaagtttgctgttttaaccttcaacaaggaccggccgtagtcaaattcgattcaactgaagttggagaaacagacacccgccagccacctttatgcaaaacaagttgcatgtctgttggtggaaccggtctcatgaacgtggtcatgtaaggttggtccgggccgcttcatccaacaatactgccgaatcaaaataagacgttggtggtaagcagtatgactatcgtcacccacaactctttgtgttctactcgtgcatatcatctacgcatagacttggctcggatgccactgaagggaaacgtagcatgcaatttcaaaaaaattcctacgctcacgcaagatctatctaggagatgcatagcaacgagagggggagagtgtgtccacataccctcgtagaccaaaagcggaagcgttagtttaacgcggttgatgtagtcgaacgtcttctcgattcaaccgatcaagcaccgaacgtacggcacctctgagttctacacacgttcagcttgatgacgtccctcgaactcttgatccaacaaagtgtcgagggagaattccagtagcacgatggcgtggtgacggtgatggtgaagtgattcgcgcagggcttcgcctaagcactatgtgaatatgaccggaggagtaaactgtgtaggggggcgccgcacacggcttggaacaattgatgtgtgttagaggcgcccccacccccgtatataaaggagggagaggggaggaggcccgccctaggcgcgccccaagtgggaggagtcccacttgggctcctagtaggattcgccccttCCTTTTATcgaagggggaaagggggaaagaggagaggaggagaaggaaagggggcgccgccccctcccctagttcaattcggactcctccctttgggggggggcgccaccccttgtgggctgacttgcctccctcctatggcTCATATGACCCATATCTTCCCCCTGGGGGGTTACGGTAACCCCTCGATACTCCGATATGTACCCGATACAATCCGAAGCATTTTCGGTatccgaatactatcatccaatatatcaatctttacctctcgaccattttgaaactcctcgtcatgtccgtgatctcatccgggactccgaacaacattcgatcaccaaatcacaataactcataatacaaaccgtcatcgaacgttaagcgtgcggaccctacaggttcgagaactatgtagacatgaccgagacacttctccggtcaataaccaacaacggaatctggatgctcatattggttcctacatattctatgaagatctttatcggtcaaccCGTAATGAcaatacgtcattccctttgtcatcgatatgttacctgcccgagattcgatcgtcggtatcttcatacctagttcaatctcgttaccagcaagtctctttactcgttccgtaatgcatcatctcgcaactaactcattagtcacattgcttgcaaggcttatcatgatgtgcattaccgagagggcccagagacacctctccgatactcggagtgacaaatcctaatcttgatctatgccaacccaacaaacaccttcggagatacctgtagagcatctttataatcacccagttacgttgtgacgtttgatagcacacaaggcattcctccggtattcgggagttgcataatctcatagtcaaaggaatatgtatatgtcatgaagaaagcaatagcaataaaacttaacgatcattatgctaagctaacagatgggtcttgtccatcacatcattctcctaatgatgtgatcccgttcatcaaatgacaacccatgtctatggttaggaaacttaaccatctttgattaacaagctagtctagtagaggcatactagggacactgtgttttatctatgtatccacacatgtatcaagtttccgattaatacaattctagcatgaataataaacatttatcatgatataagaaaatataaataacaactttattgttgcctctagggcgtaTTTGCTTCAGGGTCGACCCAGAGTATATTTTACAGCATACAAGGGGGGCATGCCAGGATTTTTTGCAGCAAATAGAACTATAGCTCCTGATCAAGAATCAAGAAACAAGGCCGCTCAGGGCAGCTTTCTGAGAACCAGAATACGCAGGCAAACATCGATGTGGGGACATGCTCGTGTTTGAACCTGCCTTGCCAGAGCGCAACATCGTTGCGACACGCTCTCACAGTGGCAGTTAGAGATGGCATGGCATCTCGGAAGACAACGACATTCCGTCGTTTCCAAAGGTGCCAGCAGCAGAGGAGCGCCACGGCATCCGACGAGGCCTCGCCGACAATAGGGGAGGCGTTGAAGAGGTGGCCTTGTCACAAGTAATCTTGCTTGTGACAAGATGGACATGATAGATATCTATCATCCTTCTTGAGGGGGAGTGCTGGGTTGTATCTTCTCTGTGCTGCAGTGTGTGTCCACGCTTTAGGCCAATGTGGCCCATGTAACCCAGCAACCTATATATGTGTTGCCCCCCTACAAAAACCCTAACCCCAAAGGAATACAGCACCACAGGTCAGTTCTCTATCTCAGCGGCCACCCCTCTCTCCCCTACTTCAGTAGAATTTTATCTTAATCAGTCAAAATAGATTCCATGTATCCTGATGGAGAGTACTGCAGATCAAAGCACATGCCATTTATATATGTAGTAGTGATCTAAAAgatcttatattagtttacagatgGAGTACCTTATATATAACAAAAAAGAAGCAGTAAACTTTACTACCAGAGCAACATCATATACACAATTTACCTGAGCTACCAAAATTAACAGTGGCACCAACCGCAAAAGAAAATTCAAGGGAGCCAATCTAAAATCGTGGCATATATATGACTGGTGGATCGAACTACTACCAAGCTGCTAAACAGAATCATGGGAAACTATTTAGTACAGTTTTTCAGAAGGAAGGGAAGACGTTGTTGAATGTTGAGTACATGGAAAAGAATATAAATACAACGTTTGATTTTCAGTCCAGGAAAAATAGCCGAGTAGATCATTTCACGTGCAAATCTAAGCGTTATTGTACATCCAGCTTGGATTAGATATGAAAATTGGTTGGATCCAGCAAGTAAGACTTAGAGCTCTCCTGGTCGAGGAAAGTTACAAAATTCTTCCAAGAGTGACAGTTATTGCCCAAATAAACTAGATAAAGCCGCCAGATATCCTGCTAGCTGCAGAAGTGTACAAACACAAGATCACGTATTAGTAGGGTAGAACCATTATTTAACGTTCTGGTAAGCAATTTTGGTGTTTCTCGGTGGATAACACATAAACTAGTTGCAGCATTTCTCTGGAAGAAAACGTTTTTTTGGTTATAATGAATATTACTGTCTACTAATTAAGATGCATTTCCTCTTTATGCTCAACTTATGTACCTGTCCCAGGATACCCTTTCCTGTCCGACCTTCCAATATCAATGCAGCAGTCAATCCTATCACCGCCAATGCACCGTTAATAGCTTCTGCTTGACGACGTTTCTGCAAAAAAGATAAcaatgatgtggtaaaaaaataaAACATACAAGTAATAGCATATCAAATGTGTGCTGATTGTGCAATTTAGAGGGGCATACAACAGATGGGTTCTCCAGGAGTAATACAGATCAAGGTAATAAATTACTGTAGAAGCAATCATATATGCTCAAGGAAAGAAAACCAGCGATTATGCAATTGCATACGGGTCCTAAGATTTTCCCCAATAACACGATAAGACACTACATAAATGATAAAAGAAAATCATACGTCCAGCACTGAAGCGTTGCAATTTGAAAGATTAATTGGGGTCCATGTGAATGTCATTACAATCCACATTTATCTATTTACTAGGTTAGCTTCCTCCATTTTGTGACACACAGTCACATTTTGGTTGACAGATGAAGTAGACATGAAAATGGCAAATCAAGACAAAACAAAGAACCGCATATAATTAGGGGAAAGCCATGTTTTGATTCAAGTTGTTTTTTCCCGACAAATGCTGGATTTTATTGACTCAAATTGAAGCATAAAGGAGATACAAACACAATGAGCACACACCCAACCTCTGCATAACTAGGATGTACACACAAAGAACCACACAAGCAAAGAGCAAAGTCATACAAGACTGAAGCTATGCCCAGACGgaggaaaaagaaaagaaaaactccAAAGCGATGAAAACAGCGATCGACGAAGTACAACAACGACCATATCCGCACCAACCATCTCTTGACATCACAAGGACAATGAAAAAGGTTCTCCAGTAACAATGAAACAGATTCAAGTTGCTAAGAAATATTTTTGTTAGTTTGCATCCCCTATAGAAGGATTCCTCTCAGGATTTCGAGAGACATTCGTTTCCATCATTTAACAAATTCTTGATCTGTATATATTATTGCACAAAACTTCTGTTTGTATGACTAGATAATATGAGGGAATACAACTTATGACATGTGGACTGCACTATCCTAGTTTTCTTTTACCAATAACAACTGAAAGAATTTCTCATTTCATCATTGCTTCTATTCGTTTTAGAAAATATATTTATTCCACAATCATAAATATCTATATTCCTTCGGAGGAGAGATTAATTACTAGAATTACAGGACAGAAGTAACGAACCTTCAGCTTATCTCTGGCACGAATTTCTTGCATTTGTTTCACTGCTAAGCGCTTAGCTTCCTGTGGATCAACCATTATCACTTTCTGACCTGAACTTCCTTTGCCTTGTGGTGCCTGGTTCATTTGATGAGTTCCGCACCTCTTAGCTACCAAGCAATAATACCAAGAGTAATACAGCTACAACTATAATAAAAAGAAGCCAATTATTTTTCTCAGGATCCCTGTCAGAGTGTTGCAGAATTTCTAGAGCAAGAAAGCCTCCTGCTTGGGAATTAGGACGGAGGATCATGCTACATTTTATAGAACAGTTGATACCAAAACCAGAATATCATATTCGAACAAATTCAGAAGTACATAATGTTGCACTTAGTTAACAGTGATCATTTCCATTTTCTACGCTATTAATTTACATTGTATAAACTACCAAACTCAGAACACCACTCAAACCCCAAAAATAAATGGCCTAGAAAGAAGAGCATACATCTGCACTAGCAAGAGCCAGGAAGCTTGTCACATGGCTTCTTCCATACAA containing:
- the LOC125513279 gene encoding uncharacterized protein LOC125513279 is translated as MACSPSPSPRLLHRASSSSPLLSVGHVRSAPSSTFGWTIQCKQSGHILYGRSHVTSFLALASADAPQGKGSSGQKVIMVDPQEAKRLAVKQMQEIRARDKLKKRRQAEAINGALAVIGLTAALILEGRTGKGILGQLAGYLAALSSLFGQ